In the genome of Populus trichocarpa isolate Nisqually-1 chromosome 6, P.trichocarpa_v4.1, whole genome shotgun sequence, one region contains:
- the LOC7479537 gene encoding uncharacterized protein LOC7479537 isoform X1, giving the protein MAGVLPGVECARRRRFHRSGDSLGAPAHGWTRRPSFCLYTSSHENHHGSISSLNWIEKQKQRSILNQAYEDEKLGGVAKEAKERLDERLRMQKKKPEITRKTMASAQFIWSLLICTQHKSTGNLRGVDGRSMVPGELQMEVYGPKRSGSKRYKWAKLSWKAADQDECTICLDRFKSGETLVHLPCAHRYHPKCLVPWLENNGQCPCCRMEIHVELS; this is encoded by the exons ATGGCCGGTGTGTTGCCTGGTGTTGAATGTGCTCGAAGGAGGAGGTTCCATCGAAGTGGAGATTCACTAGGAGCCCCAGCACATGGCTGGACAAGAAGGCCATCTTTTTGTTTGTACACAAGCAGCCATGAAAATCATCATGGTTCAATCTCTTCCCTG aATTGGATTGAGAAGCAAAAGCAAAGAAGCATATTAAATCAGGCATACGAGGATGAGAAGCTGGGAGGAGTGGCAAAAGAAGCAAAGGAAAGATTAGATGAGAGGCTAAGAATGCAAAAGAAGAAACCAGAAATCACAAGGAAAACAATGGCTTCAGCACAATTCATATGGTCCTTGCTAATATGCACACA GCACAAAAGCACAGGAAATCTAAGAGGTGTGGATGGCAGATCAATGGTACCAGGGGAATTGCAAATGGAGGTGTATGGTCCAAAGAGGAGTGGGTCTAAGAGATACAAGTGGGCCAAATTGAGCTGGAAAGCTGCTGACCAAGACGAGTGCACCATCTGCCTTGATCGGTTCAAGTCTGGTGAGACCTTGGTGCACCTTCCTTGTGCACATAGGTACCACCCCAAGTGTTTGGTGCCATGGCTAGAAAACAATGGCCAATGCCCTTGTTGCAGAATGGAAATACATGTTGAACTTTCCTAG
- the LOC7479537 gene encoding uncharacterized protein LOC7479537 isoform X2, translated as MAGVLPGVECARRRRFHRSGDSLGAPAHGWTRRPSFCLYTSSHENHHGSISSLNWIEKQKQRSILNQAYEDEKLGGVAKEAKERLDERLRMQKKKPEITRKTMASAQFIWHKSTGNLRGVDGRSMVPGELQMEVYGPKRSGSKRYKWAKLSWKAADQDECTICLDRFKSGETLVHLPCAHRYHPKCLVPWLENNGQCPCCRMEIHVELS; from the exons ATGGCCGGTGTGTTGCCTGGTGTTGAATGTGCTCGAAGGAGGAGGTTCCATCGAAGTGGAGATTCACTAGGAGCCCCAGCACATGGCTGGACAAGAAGGCCATCTTTTTGTTTGTACACAAGCAGCCATGAAAATCATCATGGTTCAATCTCTTCCCTG aATTGGATTGAGAAGCAAAAGCAAAGAAGCATATTAAATCAGGCATACGAGGATGAGAAGCTGGGAGGAGTGGCAAAAGAAGCAAAGGAAAGATTAGATGAGAGGCTAAGAATGCAAAAGAAGAAACCAGAAATCACAAGGAAAACAATGGCTTCAGCACAATTCATATG GCACAAAAGCACAGGAAATCTAAGAGGTGTGGATGGCAGATCAATGGTACCAGGGGAATTGCAAATGGAGGTGTATGGTCCAAAGAGGAGTGGGTCTAAGAGATACAAGTGGGCCAAATTGAGCTGGAAAGCTGCTGACCAAGACGAGTGCACCATCTGCCTTGATCGGTTCAAGTCTGGTGAGACCTTGGTGCACCTTCCTTGTGCACATAGGTACCACCCCAAGTGTTTGGTGCCATGGCTAGAAAACAATGGCCAATGCCCTTGTTGCAGAATGGAAATACATGTTGAACTTTCCTAG